The Desulfatirhabdium butyrativorans DSM 18734 region CAAGCCGCATTTTTCCGCCTTTAAATGCTAAACTGGCTACGCCTCTTGCAGCCAATGCTAAACCGGCACTGGTAAAATAACCAGCAGCTCGTCTGTATAACATTGAAGATTCCATACATGGGACATAAAAATCCTTAACCATGTCATCGCGGCCTGTCCTGTATGAGATGCGTAGTGGAAGATCTTTGAGATACATTTTCTTGGCTTATCCTGTCATCTCCATCATGCAATAAACTCCTCTTGAAAAATTCTATCAAATCAACCTTGAGGCCTTGTATCTGGATTTCTTCGAAACCCCGATCTATTCCACCATTATCAACGAAGATACCTATACACCAAGGTAACAATCCTTATTAGAGGGACATATCAAATTCTGGAAAAATATCAAGATCGATTTTATCTGATTCAGATGACCTTAGAGTCTATAGATATCAAGATGACGTGCCGCGACAGTGCCGCCTAAATCGCCCACCCCGGGATTTTTCATCCAATTCTGTGTACTCCTTCTTGCAGGAACAATGTGCCGGAGCGTATTGTGAAAGTGCTTGATTCCCTTAGCCTGTCACCACGGTAGGATGACAGCAGGATGATCATTGCCAGGACTGGCGAAACGCTCCATAAACATTTGTTTACGATATTATACAAATATGCTAACTAACCAATGACGGATTCGAAAAAAGCCCGGATGCTGCGTTATCTGGTAACCGGCTCAACTATTGAGCGCATTGCAGCGCACCCAAAAAGGAGCTGCACTTCTCAGGAGTTACGTGCCTTGATGCAAGGCTGACGGATAAAATCAGAGCGCTGTATGAGCGCCAATATCTCAAGGGAGGGGACATCTTCGATCTCTGGTGGATCGTCAACCAGTTGGGGACTCCCATCAACTGGTGGTTGCTTGAAAAAAATGTCGATGTATCGGGTTCCCTTTCACCCTGCCCGAGGTCCAGATGTTTTCCTGGATTCAACATCCTTCGTTGAGATTGAAAAGGCGCTCAGAACCGACCTGGGCCGCTTCATTCCACCAGATATTCTTTCCACATACCAGATGGAAGGATATCAACGGTTCATCCTGACGTTACAGCAGATCAGCGCTCAGCTTCGGACGCAGGACATTTGCCGATTATTTTGGAAATAATGGCAATGGAAAAATCCACATTCAAGCGGCTGAAGTTCCTTCCAGGGCTGTTCCGCCTGGAAGATGTGGAAAAGCTGATTCATCACCCAGCCATGTTTTTATCACGAGCACTGAAAAATGGCTTTATTTATCGGCTGATGAGAGGCCATTAGGTCAATTCTTTTCTGTACGGTTTTCCGCAGGTGGAAACCGTCGGCTGTTTTCTCCGGCCACCGGCCTATGTGTCAGGTGAATGGGCCTTGAATTATCATGGCATCAGTCTGCAATCCCCCATGGTCTGTACTGTCATTACGTTAAGCCCGGCGGTTGGAAGGGGCCGAAATATTCCGTACCAGGGAGTTACCATCGAATTTTCAAAAATTTCACCCAATCTTTTTTTCGGATTCAACCGGGTCGATGATTTCTACATCGCCACACCCGAAAAAGCGGTATTGGACACCCTGCACCTCAGAAAATCTCTTCCCGCAGAGGATGAGATGGAACTGGAGAATATCGATATCGAGACGATGAACGAGATGGCAAGTCAATTCCCGCTTTCTGTGACCCGCAGGCTGTATTCCCTGCATAGAACGCTCCCACCCATTTCCGGATTACCTGGAGCATAGACTTGTCTTTACGATCGGCTGGCCATGACACGGCGTTTCCCCAAACCGAATGTGGCCTTTTCCCCACATGAAAACATTCATCCATCGTGATGGAACCGCAAACAATCGTTATCCAGGAACCGTCCCCTCTTTCAAATTGAACCGGACATACTGCCGGATGAACGCTTCTGTCACCCGCCTCAAGTCCTCATCCAGGATGGCCATCGCCTTTTCCCGAATCACCTCCGGCACGCCACCATAAAACGCTTCGGCGATGCCCCCGGTGATGCAGGCCAGGGTGTCGCTGTCTCCGCCCAGTGAGATGGCGTTTCGAATGGCATCCTCATAATCGGTCGATTCCAGAAAAGCGATGATGGCCTGCGGTACAGTCTCCTGGCAGGATTCATTGAAGCGGTAATCCGGCCGGATTTCATCCAGTGTCCGCGACAAATCATAGCAAAACGTGCTTTCGATGGTCTCCCGGATTTCCCGTTTGGATTTTCCGGTTCTGGCCAGAAAAATGGCGACTGCGGTTGCCTGTGCCCCCTTGATGCCTTCGGGGTGGTTGTGGGTGACGGCGGTGAAGGTTTCGGCCTTCAGCAGCACTTCCTCCAGATTGTCAAACGCAAACCCCACCGGGCTGATACGCATGGCCGCCCCGTTTCCCCAACTGTTGTAAGGCCGGCTGTCACGCGATTTCGCCCATCGATGGAACCGCCCGCCATAACCGGCACCCGGGTACCGGCGGTAGTAGGCTTTCATGATTTGGCCGTAATCCGTACCGGTCAAAATGGCATCCGCCAGGGCGATGGTCAGGACACTGTCATCCGTAAAGAAACACCTTGGGCTGAAGAGCGCAAATTCCTTGCTCTTGATCCGATGCCATTCGTATACCGATCCGATGATGTCTCCCGCAATAGCGCCTATCATGCCGAGCCTCCATTTTCGTGTGGAAAGATGGTCGTCATGCAACGATGCCGTTTCATCCCCTTTCGGGAATGTTCGAATTCTCTTTCAGCGTCATTCTTTCACCGGATCAGGCACCCGAAATGCCAAACACCAAGGTGGCGAACGGTTGTACCCCTGCAGATTTTTCGTTATCATCGCCCATCCGAATGGTTGCGAACATGGATCAGCAATACCGCTTTTTCCATCTCGGATCAATCTCCAATAACAACGTCAAAGACAGAAGGCCCTTTCATGTATCCCTTGCGAAAAACCTGGTCCTCCATCAAACAAGCGAACCTGTTCACAACGATGCTTCTTTGCGCGCTGCTGGCTGGCCTCGTACTGGTCTGCTCCATCTGGACGATCACCTGGATCACCGACCGGTTCGTGGCCCTGGAAAAAGGATGGCTGGATACACTGCTCAACTGGATAGTCGCCCTGATCAGCGGGGTAGCCGGCTGGTTCGTGCTTCCCGCCCTGACCGTTCTCATCTCCAGCCTGTTTCAGGAATCGGTCATCCAACGGGTGGAACGCCTGGAATACCCGCAGAGCCATCGCAACGTCACATTCGGTTTCTGGCCCGAGCTTTGGCATGACATCAAATTCACGGCCGAGGCCATCGGATGGAATATACTCGTATTGCCCTGCTATTTCCTGGGAATCGGCTTTCCGGTCTCCATTCTGCTGAATGCCTACCTGCTGGGACGAGAGTTTTTCGAGAGTGCCGCTGGATACCATCTGGGAAAAACCGAGGCCAGGATTCTCGGCAAACACCACTGGAAATCCATCTACATCGGCGGGTTGACAATCACCGTCCTTTCGCTGATTCCCCTGATCAATCTGTTTGTCCCGATCTTCGCCGTTGTATGGATGGTGCACCTCTATCATGCCATCCAGCCTCCGGACAAAACCCGATGAGAGCCATCGGGAGCCGACGGCTCTGTACACCCCTTCCGGACGCGGCGCTTCATCGGCAACAATACCTTTCTTCCCCATGCGAACCTGCATCCGGACCTCCCCGATTATCAGCCTGGTTCTCCTGCCGATTGACGCCATGATTTTTTCAGCATTCATATTGCCATCCGCTTCAATCCCTGTTAATGCAAAGGTGAACAACACAGGGATCGAAAACCACTTTTCCAGCCATCCACCGCAGGCCACCCAGCCGGATCCGATACACCAGGAGCATCGATTTTGAGCGGATTGGAAGTCTTCATTTCATGGCTTACCCTGACGGCGCTCGAGATCGTTCTCGGTGTCGATAACATCGTCTTTATCGCCGTCCTTTCGGGAAAGCTTCCCAAAGAACAGCAAGGCAAGGGAAGAACGCTCGGTCTTGCCATGGCCATGGTGACCCGCATCGCGCTCTTGCTGTCCATGAGCTGGATCATGAAATTGACAATGCCCCTGTTCTCGGTTTTTTCCCAGTCTTTTTCCGGAAAGGACCTGCTGCTCATCGCAGGCGGCCTGTTTCTGCTCGCCAAAAGCACGATGGAAATTCACGGGCAAACGGAGAACGAAACGCCTGCCGGGCACCATGAGGTTTCCTCGATCCGGACTGTTTCCCTGGTCGGCGTCATCGTTCAGATCGCCATGATCGACATTGTCTTTTCCCTCGATTCGGTCAT contains the following coding sequences:
- a CDS encoding ADP-ribosylglycohydrolase family protein; the encoded protein is MIGAIAGDIIGSVYEWHRIKSKEFALFSPRCFFTDDSVLTIALADAILTGTDYGQIMKAYYRRYPGAGYGGRFHRWAKSRDSRPYNSWGNGAAMRISPVGFAFDNLEEVLLKAETFTAVTHNHPEGIKGAQATAVAIFLARTGKSKREIRETIESTFCYDLSRTLDEIRPDYRFNESCQETVPQAIIAFLESTDYEDAIRNAISLGGDSDTLACITGGIAEAFYGGVPEVIREKAMAILDEDLRRVTEAFIRQYVRFNLKEGTVPG
- a CDS encoding TerC family protein; this translates as MSGLEVFISWLTLTALEIVLGVDNIVFIAVLSGKLPKEQQGKGRTLGLAMAMVTRIALLLSMSWIMKLTMPLFSVFSQSFSGKDLLLIAGGLFLLAKSTMEIHGQTENETPAGHHEVSSIRTVSLVGVIVQIAMIDIVFSLDSVITAVGLSNKIPVMVAAIVAAMAVMMILSGSISRFINQHPTIKILALSFLLLIGVMLIADGFSLHIPKGYVYFAMAFSSLVEMLNIRVRSKAGSG
- a CDS encoding EI24 domain-containing protein, with product MYPLRKTWSSIKQANLFTTMLLCALLAGLVLVCSIWTITWITDRFVALEKGWLDTLLNWIVALISGVAGWFVLPALTVLISSLFQESVIQRVERLEYPQSHRNVTFGFWPELWHDIKFTAEAIGWNILVLPCYFLGIGFPVSILLNAYLLGREFFESAAGYHLGKTEARILGKHHWKSIYIGGLTITVLSLIPLINLFVPIFAVVWMVHLYHAIQPPDKTR